Within the Bacteroidota bacterium genome, the region CACCGCCTCACGGAACGCCCGCACATTTTCGGCGATGGATCCGGCGCCCTTGAAGATGGCGCTCGCAGCGACGAGCACATTGGCCCCCGCCTCTACGTTCTGAGCCGCGTTGGCGGGCGTCACGCCGCCGTCCACCTGGATGTAGAGGTCGGGCTGCTCCTGCGCAGCGCGGTGGGCGACCCCAGCGATTTTCGCCGTCGTAGTCGGGATGTAAGCTTGCCCTGCAAAGCCTGGATTGACGGACATGACGAGCACGAGGTCAAGGTCAGGCAGGATGTGGTCGAGTGCGCTGAGCGGCGTCGCCGGGTTGAGCGCGACGCCCGCCTGGCAGCCTAGCTCCTTGATGTGCTGCACGGTGCGATGCAGGTGCGGACACGCCTCGGCGTGCACGGTCAAGAGCCCGGCCCCGGCGTCGGCGAAGTCGCCGAGGTAGCGATCTGGCTCTTCGATCATCAGGTGCACGTCGAGCAACGTGGCCGTCTCCTCTGCGAGCGCGCGGAGGCTCTTCATCACCGGTGCCCCGAAGGAAATGTTGGGCACGAAGTGTCCGTCCATCACATCGACGTGCAACCACTCGCACCCGGCGTCGATAGCAGCGCGGGCGTCGGTCCGGAGATCGCCGAGGTCGGCGCCGAGGATAGAGGCAGAGAGGCGCATAGGAAGGACAATGAGCTAGGGACTATCGTGCTGGCTTTGCTCAAAAAACTACGACCGTGTCATCCTGAGCTCGTCTCAGAGCCGAAAGTCGGCGAAGCCAATCTCTGACAATTGCGATGCTACCCAGCATCGCTGCGATGCTGAATCAAGTTCAGCATGACAAGGTGGGTAATTTGTTCTCGAACGTAGTAGCAGCCGTCCGTGTAGCAGCCGTCCGTTGGGAGTGCGGTGGGACCGAACCTACGACGTATCTCGTGGCCCTCGCGTCAATGGGAAGCGCCCCGCTGGCATCAAGCTGGCGGGGCGCTTACGGTCGGGATCGGCGACGAGCTAGGCTGCGTCGCCGGTCTTTTCCTCGCTGGCATCGTCTGCCGCGTCGGCCTCAGGGGCGTCTGCGCCAGCCTTGGCAGCCTTCATCGACTCGACGTAGGCCGCGAGGCCTTCGGTGTCACCTTTCGCGAGGAAGGCGGCCTGCTCGGCCCACGTCTCCTCGTTGGCAGCCTCGTCGCTCGTGTCGCTGTCGGAGGCGATGACACCGCGCAGCGTGTCGAGGTCGGCATCGGCGAGCTGCTGGAACGTCGTGATGCCGTTCGCGGCCAGCGCGCCGGAGAATACCTTGCCGATGCCGTAGACCTTGGTGAGGTCGTCGGCTTTGGGCGTAGCCTCAGTCTGAGCTGCCGGTGCGGCCTGCTGGGCGTCGCCGCTCTTCTTGCGACGGCGGCCACCGCTGCGACGGGTACGCTTGCGGCTGCCGCTCGATGCGCCATCGGGACGCACGTCGTTGTAGTCGACGAGTTCGATGATGGCCATCTCCGTGGCGTCGCCTGCGCGCGAGCCGAGCTTGACGATACGCGTGTAGCCGCCGGGGCGGTCGCCGATCTTCGAGGCGATGTCGCCGAAGAGCTCCTTCACCGCGTACTTGTTGCGGAGGTAGCGGAATGCCTGACGCCGGTTGTGCGTCGTGTCCTCCTTGGCGCGGTTGATGATGGGCTCGACGAACATGCGCAGCGCCTTCGCCTTGGCGGCGGTGGTCTTGATGCGCTTGTGCTCGATGAGCGCCGACGACATCGCGGCCAGCGTGGCCTTGCGGTGCGCCGCCGTGCGCCCCATCTTTTTGAGTTTGACTCCGTGTCTCATGATTTCTGTGGTCGTGGGTCGTGCGTCCCAGGTCACAGGTCATCCCGACCCTAGACCCACGACGCGTGACCCTGGACGCAGCCGCTAGGCTGCCTCGGGTTCGAGATACTTGTTGACGTCCATGCCGAAGCGGAGGCCGCGCTCCTCAAGCACCTGCACGAGTTCCATCAGGCTCTTGCGCCCGAAGTTGCGGAACTTGAGCATCTCGCTCTCTTCGCGGCGCACGAGGTCGCCGATGGACTTGATCTGGGCCGCCTTGAGGCAGTTCTGCGCGCGTACGGAGAGCTCGAGGTCGTCAACCGACTGGTTGAGCATCGTGCGGATGCGCTGCACCTCGGCGTCGACTTCGGTCTCCTGCTTGGTCGGCTCCGGCTCCTGCTCGACCTGGACGAAGAGTCCGATGTGGTCGCGGAGGATGGCGGCGGCGCTGGTCAGGGCGTCCTCGGGCGTGATCGAGCCGTCGGTTTCGATCTCGACGGTGAGCCGCTCGTAGTCGATCCGCTGGCCGACGCGCGTGGGCGTGACGTTGTAGCGGACGTTGCGGATGGGCGTGAAGATCGAGTCGATGGCGATGACGCCGATGGGGTCGTCCGCGCGCTTGTTGTCGTCGGAGGCGACGTAGCCGTGGCCCTGGCCGAGGCGCAGGTCCACGAGTAGGCTGGCCTCGTCGCCCAGCGTGGCGATGTGATGCTCGGGGTTAAGGATTTCGAACTCGGCGGTGGCGTCGGCGACGTCCTGGCCGGACCAGGTGCCGGGGCCCTTGAGCTCGAACGAGATGACGCCTTCCTCGTCCTCCTCGTCCTGCGCCTTGAAGCGGAGGCCTTTGAGGTTGAGGATGATGTCAGCGACGTCCTCGGTCACGCCGGGGATGGTCGAGAACTCGTGCTGGACGCCGTCGATCTTGAGGGCCGTGATGGCGGTGCCACGCAGCGAGGAGAGCAGCACGCGCCGGAAGGCGTTGCCGATCGTGACGCCGAAGCCGCGCTCGAGCGGCTGCACGACGAAGCGGCCGAAGGTGGCGGTCATCTCCTCGACCTGGACGCCCTCGGGCATCTGGAGCAGGGGGTTGCTCATCGGTGGTTGCGGGTGCTTGTGGGGCAGGATGGCGAGGGACCCGCCCGCGCTCGGGACGAGGGCGGGCGGTGGGCAGTGCTACTTCGAGTACAGCTCAACGATGAGCTGCTCGCGGATTTGCTCCGGGATGTCCTCGCGCTGCGGGTAGTCGAGGAACTTGCCGGTGAGGCGGTCGCGGTCGACTTCGAGGTGCGGGAAGTTGCGGCGATTGCGCGCTACAGCGTCCTGTATCACTTCGAGGTTCTTGCTCTTGGGCCGGACCTCCACGATGTCGCCCGCGCGCAGCTGGTGGCTCGGGATGTTCGACACACGGTCGTTGACCATCACGTGCCCGTGGTTGACGAGCTGCCGGGCCTGTCGGCGTGTCCGCGCGAAGCCGAGGCGGAAGACCACGTTGTCGAGGCGCGCCTCCAGGAACTGGAGCAGGTTCTCGCCAGTGATGCCTTTCTTGCGGGACGCCTTCTCAAAGAGGTTGCGGAATTGACGCTCTAGGAGGCCATAGGTGTACTTCGCCTTCTGCTTTTCTTTGAGCTGGACGGAGTACTCGCTCTCCTTGCGGCGACGGCTCTGGCCGTGCTGTCCGGGGGGATAGGGCTTGCGCTCAAGCGCTTTGGAGGGGCCGAAGATCGGTTCCCGGAAACGCCGGGCGAGCTTCTGCTTTGGTCCGCGATATCGGGCCATGATGTGTTCTCAGTTGTCGTGGGTTGG harbors:
- a CDS encoding DNA-directed RNA polymerase subunit alpha, with the protein product MSNPLLQMPEGVQVEEMTATFGRFVVQPLERGFGVTIGNAFRRVLLSSLRGTAITALKIDGVQHEFSTIPGVTEDVADIILNLKGLRFKAQDEEDEEGVISFELKGPGTWSGQDVADATAEFEILNPEHHIATLGDEASLLVDLRLGQGHGYVASDDNKRADDPIGVIAIDSIFTPIRNVRYNVTPTRVGQRIDYERLTVEIETDGSITPEDALTSAAAILRDHIGLFVQVEQEPEPTKQETEVDAEVQRIRTMLNQSVDDLELSVRAQNCLKAAQIKSIGDLVRREESEMLKFRNFGRKSLMELVQVLEERGLRFGMDVNKYLEPEAA
- the rpe gene encoding ribulose-phosphate 3-epimerase, producing the protein MRLSASILGADLGDLRTDARAAIDAGCEWLHVDVMDGHFVPNISFGAPVMKSLRALAEETATLLDVHLMIEEPDRYLGDFADAGAGLLTVHAEACPHLHRTVQHIKELGCQAGVALNPATPLSALDHILPDLDLVLVMSVNPGFAGQAYIPTTTAKIAGVAHRAAQEQPDLYIQVDGGVTPANAAQNVEAGANVLVAASAIFKGAGSIAENVRAFREAVTH
- the rpsD gene encoding 30S ribosomal protein S4; the protein is MARYRGPKQKLARRFREPIFGPSKALERKPYPPGQHGQSRRRKESEYSVQLKEKQKAKYTYGLLERQFRNLFEKASRKKGITGENLLQFLEARLDNVVFRLGFARTRRQARQLVNHGHVMVNDRVSNIPSHQLRAGDIVEVRPKSKNLEVIQDAVARNRRNFPHLEVDRDRLTGKFLDYPQREDIPEQIREQLIVELYSK